In Chitinophagaceae bacterium, the DNA window GGCACTGTTCTCACTCTGCAAATATCGGACGCAGGATTCGGCTGGACCTGCATGAGAATCGTCGATTTTTCTTTTAAAATTTCATTTAATCCAACAGAGAGTGATTGTAATTCAAGGGCAGTATAAAATTGATTGACTGCGATTCCGGAATAAAAATCCTTCGCGCCTGAAGGCCATTCAATAATGATGGAATCGATCACGGAAGCATTCCCGAATCCGAATTCTACATTCAGTGAATTCATTCCGTTGAAGGTGCTTTGCGCAGATACTTCACGCAGTTGCCATACTGATGTTCCATTGATAATTGCTTTGGCCCGAACCTTTGTGTTGATGGCAGCCTTGTTCGAAACAGTTCCAATCAATTTGATATTGATCCATCGGTTGCCATTGGTCTGATTGTTTCTATAAAGACCTTTGGCACTTCCGGCTGATGATACAAACAAATCAAGATCACCATCATTATCATAATCACCGGCAGTTGCACTGAAATTAGTATTGTCTGTATTCAGAAATGGAAATGAGGTCACTTTCGTAAATAGAAGACTGCCGGTATTCCAGTTGTTCTGATAATAAATGTTGCTTTCAATACCATCATTAATAATAAGGCAATCAAGATCACCATCATTGTCAAAATCTTCCCAAACGTTGGCAAGTGAAATGTTTTCGTCTGTAACAATATCACCAACATCTGAAGAAGTGAGCTTTACAAATGTTCCATCGTCATTTCTGTAAAAATCATTTGGATAGCCATCTGTTGCACCCAATCCAACGTAATTAGTCACAAATCCATCCAGATCACCATCATTGTCATAGTCAATCCAGTTCCATTGCTGTCCATCTCTTGGTTGCGTAAGTGGAGCTTGAATGTCGTCAGTAAAATAAGGAATGCCGTTTTCTGACAAGTTATTTTTATAGAGATAATCCGGTTTAATTGTTCCATCTACCGGACCACTGCCAATAAAAAGATCGATGTCACCATCATCATCATAATCTGACCAGGAAGCTATGGTGAACGGACCTGTTTGCTGACATATTATTGAAGTATCAAGACGTATGAATGTTGCGTCTCCTGAATTGTGAAGAAATTTATTCTTATCAGTAATCCCAATAAAATTTAACGGAGCGGCCAGCACGATATCCGTAAACCCATCATTGTTGTAATCGCCCCAGGCGCAACTCCAGGCACGCAACGCAAGACTGTCTGACAAGGGTCCGTTTAAGTTGCGGGTAAAAGTTCCGTCACCATCATTAGTGAAAAGTGAGGAGCCTCGCAGGTTACCGCCTGAAATAAAACAATCCAGATCTCCATCATTGTCATAGTCGGCCCAACTGTTCCCAAGTCCTGCATTGAGGATTAATCCACTGTTGGTGACTTTAGTGAAATTACCATTCCCCTCATTGTGGTACAATGCTTTTTTAACTACAAACAGATCAAGTCTGCCGTCATTGTCGTAGTCGATCCAACTTGCGCCCTGGTAAAAAGTTTCAGGCGTATCACTGAAAATCGGATTATCCGGATCTGTGATTTTTGAGAACGGCTGTGCATTCGAAAACTGTGAAAGCAAAATGCAGGTTAGAAGTAGAAACAGTGATTTCATTTTGATTGGCTTTTGGGTGAAAGAATAAATTATAGCTAAAAATATTCCCTGAAATGAGCTAAAAGGTTCTCGCCGATAATATCTGACCTGATTATTAGCATTTTGGACGCAATAGGCCATTTTATTTTAAACTGAGTTTAAGAGTATTTGGAAATACAAATTTGTTTTTACCCAATTGAATTGTTGACACCATTCCGGCGTCGCTTCTAACGAGTCAGTTGAAGTGCTCAGGCTCTTACGCGGCAATGTCATTTAATTAAGGGAATAGTGTCAGAAGACATCTTGAAAAACCGGGGCAGGTCGGGCATCATTACATCCCGGAAGGGATGTTCTTTTGGTAGCCAAATGGCAATGCGGTTCAGTTGGCCAATACTCTTTGGTGGTATTTTTTATATTCAGTAGGAGACATGCCGGTATATTTTTTAAAAGCGGCATTGAAAGTGGCTTTATTCTGAAAGCCGGAATCAA includes these proteins:
- a CDS encoding CRTAC1 family protein; the protein is MKSLFLLLTCILLSQFSNAQPFSKITDPDNPIFSDTPETFYQGASWIDYDNDGRLDLFVVKKALYHNEGNGNFTKVTNSGLILNAGLGNSWADYDNDGDLDCFISGGNLRGSSLFTNDGDGTFTRNLNGPLSDSLALRAWSCAWGDYNNDGFTDIVLAAPLNFIGITDKNKFLHNSGDATFIRLDTSIICQQTGPFTIASWSDYDDDGDIDLFIGSGPVDGTIKPDYLYKNNLSENGIPYFTDDIQAPLTQPRDGQQWNWIDYDNDGDLDGFVTNYVGLGATDGYPNDFYRNDDGTFVKLTSSDVGDIVTDENISLANVWEDFDNDGDLDCLIINDGIESNIYYQNNWNTGSLLFTKVTSFPFLNTDNTNFSATAGDYDNDGDLDLFVSSAGSAKGLYRNNQTNGNRWINIKLIGTVSNKAAINTKVRAKAIINGTSVWQLREVSAQSTFNGMNSLNVEFGFGNASVIDSIIIEWPSGAKDFYSGIAVNQFYTALELQSLSVGLNEILKEKSTILMQVQPNPASDICRVRTVPHLNENCSIIIFDLMGNSIAQLFKGFLAAGIHDFEWSVKNIPAGTYTCQYQSTTSLSSIKIIIVR